From a region of the Marinomonas mediterranea MMB-1 genome:
- a CDS encoding type I glyceraldehyde-3-phosphate dehydrogenase, whose translation MLRIAINGYGRIGRSLLRSIYESGYRQHFQVVAINELSDIDTMSYLTRYDTTHGRFPKPVSVDGSRLVIGEDVVQCFSEKDPANIDWQSLNIDLLLECSGSFSSRYDAQKYLDSGAPRLLLSQPASADVDATIVYGFNEKDISATHTIVSAASCTTNCVIPIFDALQSLCGLEHGTTQTIHSAMNDQPVIDAYHTKDLRLTRAALSSIIPVDTGLAKGIARLMPMLSGKIECNAVRVPTLNVSVIDMVVRTSTEVTVEQVNAALKEAAMGKYAGIVGFTQEPHASVDFNHDPRSVIIDGTQTKVVDGRMVKLLCWFDNEWGYANRMLDVASHWGAILERTSLTNE comes from the coding sequence ATGTTGCGAATTGCAATTAATGGATATGGTCGTATAGGTCGTTCATTGCTTAGGTCAATTTATGAAAGTGGCTATCGACAGCATTTCCAAGTTGTTGCTATCAATGAACTTTCTGATATTGATACGATGAGCTACCTTACTCGCTATGATACAACTCATGGTAGATTCCCCAAGCCTGTTTCGGTAGATGGCAGTAGGCTTGTAATCGGGGAAGACGTTGTCCAATGCTTTTCAGAAAAAGACCCTGCTAATATCGACTGGCAATCCTTAAATATCGATTTGCTATTGGAATGTTCGGGCAGTTTTTCAAGCCGTTATGATGCGCAAAAGTATCTTGATTCGGGGGCTCCAAGATTGCTGTTGTCTCAGCCAGCTTCTGCAGATGTCGATGCTACCATCGTTTATGGCTTCAATGAAAAAGACATTTCAGCAACACACACTATTGTCTCTGCGGCATCTTGTACCACTAATTGTGTTATCCCTATATTTGATGCGTTGCAATCCCTATGTGGTTTAGAGCATGGTACGACGCAAACTATTCATTCGGCGATGAACGATCAGCCAGTGATTGATGCATACCATACAAAAGATCTTCGGCTAACACGAGCCGCATTAAGCTCCATTATTCCTGTCGATACTGGGTTGGCTAAAGGGATAGCAAGGCTCATGCCTATGTTAAGTGGAAAGATAGAATGTAACGCCGTTCGTGTTCCAACGCTTAACGTCTCAGTGATTGATATGGTAGTGCGTACGAGTACTGAAGTGACCGTCGAGCAGGTTAATGCCGCGCTTAAAGAGGCTGCTATGGGTAAATACGCGGGGATTGTCGGTTTTACTCAAGAGCCGCATGCCTCTGTTGACTTTAATCATGACCCTCGCTCTGTCATCATTGACGGCACTCAAACGAAAGTAGTTGATGGTCGAATGGTTAAGTTACTTTGTTGGTTTGATAATGAATGGGGGTATGCGAACAGAATGTTGGATGTAGCCTCTCATTGGGGCGCTATTTTAGAGCGCACTTCTCTAACTAACGAATAG
- the tkt gene encoding transketolase — MPSRKELANAIRVLSMDAVQKAKSGHPGAPLGMADIAEVLWNDFLKHNPVNAKWADRDRFVLSNGHGSMLIYSLLHLSGYNLPMEELKQFRQLHSKTPGHPEYGYTDGVETTTGPLGAGISNAVGMAIAEKTLAAQFNREGHDIVDHFTYCFMGDGCMMEGISHEACSLAGTLGLGKLVAFWDDNGISIDGHVEGWFSDDTPKRFEAYGWHVISDVDGHDAAAIKAAIEAAQAETNKPTLICCKTVIGYGSPNKSGSHDCHGAPLGDEEIAAAREFLGWPHAPFEIPADVYTGWDAKEQGAANEEKWNAGFEAYKTAYPELAAEFERRVLNGELPADFEEKAQAFIKETQEKSENIASRKASQNAIGAFGAMLPELLGGSADLAGSNLTLWSGSKGIQDEADGNYIYYGVREFGMSGIMNGASLHGGFINYGATFLMFMEYARNAVRMSALMGIQNVFVYTHDSIGQGEDGPTHQPIEQIANLRMTPNMALWRPADAAETAVAWKAAIERRDGPSSLVFSRQGLPAQARTDEQLANVAKGGYVLADCEGTPDVILIATGSEIALAQESAKALTEKGHQVRVVSMPSTNVFDAQDAAYKESVLPKAVTKRIAIEAAHVDFWYKYVGFDGDVVGMTTFGESAPGGALMKHFGFTVDNVVEKAEAILKA, encoded by the coding sequence ATGCCTTCTCGTAAAGAACTCGCTAATGCCATACGTGTTCTCAGCATGGACGCTGTACAGAAAGCCAAATCAGGGCACCCTGGCGCACCGCTGGGTATGGCTGATATTGCAGAAGTTCTGTGGAATGACTTTCTAAAGCATAACCCAGTCAATGCAAAATGGGCTGATCGTGACCGTTTCGTCTTGTCAAATGGCCATGGTTCAATGCTTATTTATTCTCTTCTTCACTTGTCTGGCTACAATTTGCCAATGGAAGAGCTTAAGCAATTCCGTCAATTGCACTCGAAAACACCTGGGCATCCAGAATACGGTTACACAGACGGTGTTGAAACAACAACCGGACCGCTTGGTGCTGGCATTAGTAATGCTGTTGGTATGGCGATCGCTGAAAAAACACTAGCGGCTCAATTTAACCGCGAAGGCCACGATATCGTAGACCACTTCACATACTGCTTTATGGGTGACGGCTGTATGATGGAAGGTATTTCTCATGAGGCTTGTTCTCTAGCAGGTACGCTAGGTCTAGGTAAGTTGGTTGCGTTTTGGGATGACAATGGTATTTCCATTGATGGTCATGTTGAAGGTTGGTTCTCAGATGACACGCCAAAACGCTTCGAGGCGTACGGTTGGCATGTTATCTCTGACGTGGATGGCCATGACGCTGCGGCGATAAAAGCGGCTATTGAAGCGGCGCAAGCAGAAACGAATAAGCCGACTTTAATTTGCTGTAAGACAGTGATTGGTTACGGTTCTCCTAATAAGTCTGGCAGCCACGATTGTCATGGCGCGCCTCTTGGCGACGAAGAAATCGCTGCTGCTCGTGAGTTCCTTGGTTGGCCTCATGCACCGTTTGAAATCCCAGCTGACGTTTACACTGGTTGGGATGCGAAAGAGCAAGGCGCTGCAAACGAAGAAAAGTGGAATGCGGGATTTGAGGCATATAAAACGGCTTACCCAGAATTGGCAGCAGAATTCGAACGTCGAGTTCTAAACGGTGAATTGCCTGCGGACTTCGAAGAAAAAGCCCAAGCTTTTATTAAAGAAACACAAGAAAAATCTGAAAATATTGCCAGCCGTAAAGCATCACAAAATGCAATCGGCGCATTCGGAGCAATGTTGCCTGAGTTGCTTGGTGGTTCAGCGGATTTGGCTGGTTCAAACTTAACGCTTTGGTCTGGTTCTAAAGGGATCCAAGATGAAGCGGATGGTAACTACATTTACTACGGCGTTCGTGAATTTGGCATGAGCGGTATCATGAACGGTGCTTCGTTACACGGTGGTTTTATTAACTACGGTGCGACCTTCTTAATGTTCATGGAATATGCACGAAATGCGGTACGTATGTCTGCTCTAATGGGTATTCAAAACGTATTTGTCTATACTCATGACTCAATCGGCCAAGGTGAAGATGGACCTACTCACCAGCCAATCGAGCAAATCGCTAACTTGCGTATGACTCCGAATATGGCGCTTTGGCGTCCAGCGGATGCAGCTGAAACAGCTGTGGCTTGGAAGGCTGCAATTGAACGTCGCGATGGGCCTTCTTCTCTTGTTTTCTCTCGTCAAGGTTTACCTGCGCAAGCGCGTACAGACGAGCAGTTGGCAAATGTTGCTAAAGGTGGTTATGTACTTGCTGATTGTGAAGGTACTCCTGACGTGATTCTTATCGCAACGGGCTCTGAAATCGCGCTTGCGCAAGAGTCTGCTAAAGCACTTACTGAAAAAGGTCATCAAGTGCGTGTTGTGTCGATGCCTTCTACAAATGTGTTTGATGCACAAGACGCGGCTTATAAAGAATCCGTACTTCCAAAAGCGGTCACGAAGCGTATTGCTATAGAAGCTGCGCATGTTGACTTCTGGTACAAGTATGTTGGCTTTGACGGTGATGTTGTAGGTATGACTACATTTGGTGAGTCAGCTCCAGGTGGCGCACTCATGAAGCACTTCGGTTTCACCGTTGACAATGTTGTTGAAAAAGCTGAGGCTATCCTCAAGGCTTAG
- a CDS encoding phosphoglycerate kinase gives MTVIKMTDLDLENKRVLIREDLNVPVKEGKVTSDARIRAALPTIKAALEANAKVIVMSHLGRPTEGEYAQEFSMQPVADHLGGLLGQEVPLVKDWLDGVDVEAGQLIIVENVRFNKGEKKDDEALAKKMAALCDVYVMDAFGTAHRAQASTHGVAKFAPVACAGPLLAAELDALEKALATPARPMAAIVGGSKVSTKLTVLESLSDKVDQLIVGGGIANTFLAAAGFPVGKSLYEEGLIPQAKALMEKTNIPLPEDVVVATEFSATAQAVVKSAADVGPDDMILDIGPKAAATLSALLEDSKTIIWNGPVGVFEFDQFGEGTKTLSLAIAKSEGFSIAGGGDTLAAVDKYDIAEQVSYISTGGGAFLEFVEGKVLPAVAMLESRA, from the coding sequence ATGACCGTAATTAAAATGACTGATTTGGACTTGGAAAATAAGCGAGTTCTGATTCGTGAAGACCTAAACGTACCTGTAAAAGAAGGCAAAGTGACCAGTGATGCGCGTATTCGTGCGGCACTGCCTACGATCAAAGCGGCCTTAGAAGCGAATGCAAAAGTCATCGTTATGTCTCACCTTGGGCGCCCAACTGAAGGTGAATATGCGCAAGAGTTTTCCATGCAGCCTGTTGCCGATCATTTAGGTGGGTTGCTTGGGCAAGAAGTGCCATTAGTTAAAGACTGGCTAGACGGCGTTGATGTTGAAGCAGGACAGCTTATTATTGTTGAAAATGTTCGATTCAACAAAGGTGAGAAGAAAGACGATGAAGCGCTTGCGAAGAAAATGGCGGCGCTTTGCGATGTTTACGTGATGGACGCTTTTGGTACTGCGCATAGAGCCCAAGCTTCAACGCATGGCGTGGCAAAATTTGCACCAGTCGCCTGTGCTGGCCCATTGCTAGCCGCTGAATTGGATGCATTAGAAAAAGCACTAGCGACGCCAGCTCGCCCAATGGCAGCTATTGTCGGTGGTTCAAAAGTATCAACAAAACTGACTGTTTTAGAGTCGTTGTCTGATAAAGTTGATCAGCTTATTGTTGGTGGCGGTATCGCGAATACTTTCTTAGCGGCAGCAGGGTTTCCAGTTGGTAAGTCCTTGTATGAAGAAGGTCTGATCCCGCAAGCAAAAGCGTTAATGGAAAAAACGAATATTCCGTTGCCTGAAGATGTTGTAGTGGCAACAGAGTTTTCCGCAACGGCGCAAGCGGTTGTTAAAAGTGCGGCGGATGTAGGTCCAGATGACATGATTTTGGACATTGGTCCTAAGGCCGCTGCAACATTGTCTGCGTTGCTGGAAGACTCGAAAACCATTATCTGGAATGGGCCCGTTGGTGTGTTTGAATTCGATCAGTTTGGCGAAGGTACCAAGACGCTTTCATTGGCGATTGCTAAAAGCGAAGGGTTCTCTATCGCGGGCGGCGGTGATACGTTAGCAGCAGTCGACAAGTATGACATTGCAGAGCAAGTCTCCTATATTTCTACAGGGGGAGGCGCGTTCCTTGAATTTGTCGAAGGGAAAGTACTTCCTGCGGTTGCTATGTTAGAATCTCGCGCATAA